The genomic segment CCATTTCCCCATGTACCGGCTTCTGGGAACCCTGACCCTGGAGCACGGGCTTTTCTCCTGGAATCCCTTACTGTGCGGGGGGCTGCCCTCCTTCGCCTCGCAGCATCCTCCCTATGCGCCTCCAGCGCTTTTGGCCACCGTCATGCCCTTGTGGATTCTTTCCCTGGCCTGGAACCTGCTGCGGGCTTTCGTCGCGGGATATGGAATGCACAGAATGCTGGAAGGCTTCCTGGGCCTGGACAAACGGGCGGCGATCCTGGGCGGGGCGCTGTTCGCCGTGGCCTGTCAGTCGGGTCTGGTGCTCGCGGTCATGAGCTACTCCCTGCCGCTTCTGTGCGCCTGGACGCGGGATCTTGCAGGCGGCGGGCAGAGCCGCGCCATCCGCTGGCTCAAGGCGGCAGGATTGCTGTTCCTGAGCTCCCTCTCCTATCCGGTGCTCTCGCTGCCGTACGCTCCTGTGCTGCACCTTGCCCTGGTGTTGCTCTTCCGTCGGGACGATCCCTTCCTGCGCCGACACGTGGCCCTGGTATTCCTGTTGTGGACGGCCTACGTTCTGCTCTTTATGCCGAACCTGCTGGAGCTGTACAACTTCGTCCCCTACGTCCACCGGGGCTATGCGACCCCTTACGATGGCCCGACCCAGGCGCTGCTTCAGACGCTCCGCCTGGTGTTCAACGCCTTCCGCAACAATGCATACCTGCCGCTGCTCGTATTCGCCCTGCCGACGATGCTCGCCAGCAAACGCCTCAGGCCGGTGTTCGCCTTCGCAGTGTTGCCCGTGGTCGTGTTCAACCCCCTCATGCCCGGCACCCAGTTGCTGCACCTGCTGGAAGGCTCATTCATCTTGAAGATGGACCTTTCCAACATCCGTTTCTTCTCGGAGATGACCCTTATTCTCGGCTTCAGTGCGGCCTTCGACGACATGCTGCGCTCAGGAAAGCGGCCAGATTGGCGGTGGGGGCTTGTCGCCGCAGCCTCCGCCTTCGCCAGCGGCCGCGTACAAGACGGGATAACCGGACTCTTTCTGCTCGGCGCGTTCTGGGGCGGACTACTGGCCCTTGCCTCGGCCTCCCGTGCGGCCCGGTCCCGGCCGTCCCCGGCCGCGTGCTGGATGCTGTTCGTCTTCTGCCTCTGCGGCTGGACCATGATGACCCGCCAGCAGTTCCTGCTCCAAACGCAATCCATGCCCTATTCCCGCATCTTCGAAAACCACCCGCAGCTTGCGGAGATCGCCAAGGAACAGCGGCAGACTCCCTTCCGGGTGGCGTGTCTGGACTTTCAGCCTGTGGTGGCCCTGGGCAACGGCCTGGACACGCTGGGCCAAAAGGGGCCCCTGTTCAACAAGCACTACAAGCACTACGCCAAGCTGGTCATCCTGCCACAGTTGGAACGCCTGGACCAGGTGGAATGGTACGACAGCTTTTGGCACCACATCTACTTTGGCCGCACCGAAGACCGCGCACCGTTTGTCACACGGGTGACCCTTACTCCGCGGCAGCCGCGCAGCATTGCGGATTTCAATCTGCCGCTGCTTCTGGCCATGAACGTGCGCTACATCCTCTCCACCTCGCCAGTGGAAGGACTGGAGGCGCACAGCGACCAGCACCTGTTCCTGCCCGGCCGCAGCCTGCCCCTGGCTCCTTCCGGCAGCCAGTTGGATGCGGAGTACTCGCTTCCGCTGCATGTGTATCGGTTGCAGGGCTCCTTCGAGCGCGGCTACCTGGTGCGCCAGTCCCAAACCTTCACCTCGGATGAAGACCTGGCGGCGGTTCTGGCGGGTCAGGACACGCCCAGCCTGCGCGATGTCGTGTTCATAAGCGGCCCAGCTTCGGCCACCGGCATGGCGAGCGCAGCAATGCCCTTTGCCGGGGAACAGGCAGGGCCGGGACAGATCGCCCTGGTGGAGCACGGCCCGGACCGGCTTGTGTTCAAGGGCGACATTTCCGAACCATGCAGCCTCGTGGTCACCAACAACTACCACCCAAACTGGACAGCCCGCATCAACGGCAGCCGTGTGCCGGTTCAGCGGGCCAATCTGAGCTTCCAGGCCATCGCCATCCCCACGACCGGGCCGGTGACCATCGAATTGGACTATGCCGCCCCGCTGCTGCGCTGGGCACACGCCGCCACGGGCCTGGGGATTCTCCTGTTTCTGCTGCTCGCGGCATGGAGACAAGCCAATGACGGACAAAAGCCCCCTTCAGGAACCGCCAGCAACTGCGCCTGCGTTTCGCCCTCCAGAATCCTGACCGGCGCCATGCTCTCCGGCGTGGTCTGGACTGCCGCGTATCTCCTTTTCGTCTTTGGGAGAAACGTCGGCAAGAGCGACAGACCCCTGGTGTACCTGCTGTGCACCACGCCTCTTTTGGCGCTCGCGCTGGGAGCCTGGGCCTGCAGCCTCAACCGCTTCCTGAGCCGCAATCCGAACATGGCCGCAGCAGCTCCGGAACGGGTCGACTCGGCACAGGAGACGAATAGGGCGTAGGCCCACAATGGCCCTGCCCAAACAGAAACGTCCCGGACGGCGCATCGGCCATCCGGGACGTTTTCGTATCACTGTGGCGCCCGGTGAAAAGACGGATTCCGCGTACCTGCGGCACCAACCACCACGCGGCCCGGCGAACGGTCCGCCTTTCCTGGCCCCGTCTCAGCCCCGGCAGCGGTGCTTAAGGTTCTGCCCTTCCTTGATGAAGACCACGGCCTCGGCGATGTTGGTGGCCAGGTCCCCGATGCGTTCCAGGTGGCGCGAGGCCATGATGACGTGCACGCTGCGCTCCACGATGCGGGTCTCGTCCACCATGGTGTTGATGGCTTCCTTGAGCACCTTGAGGGACAGCTCGTCGGCGCGGTGGTCCATGGCGCAAATGCCTTCGGCCAGCGCGGTATCCTCATCCACAAGGGCGCGCACGGCCTTTTGCAGCATGTCCTGCACATGGGCGCACAGCTGGGCCATGCGCGGATTGTCCGGCAGGGAATGGCGCGTGGAAAGGAACAGGGTGCGGTGGGCCAGATTGACGGCCTCGTCGCCTACGCGTTCCAGGTTCATGGTGATGCGCATGGAGCCGATGATCAGGCGCAAGTCGCAGGCCATGGGCTGGTCCAGGGCGAGCAGCTCCAGGTTGAAGGCGTCGATCTGGTCTTCCATGTCGTTGATGTTCATGTCGTTCATGACGACGCTTTCAGCCAGGTCGGTGTCGTGCTCCAAATAGGCGCGGCAGGCGTGCTGCACGGCCTGTTCGGAGAGGGCGGCCATGCGGATGAGCCGCATCCGCAGTTCGGAGAGCTTTTGAGTGAAATGGCTGCGTTGCTGCATGGCTGTATCCTTTTTCCTAGCCGAAACGGCCGGTGATGTAGTCTTCGGTCTGGCGGTTGCGCGGTTTGGTGAAGATGGTGCGCGTGTCGCCTTCCTCAATGAGGGTTCCCAGGTAGAAGAAGGCGGTGCGGTCGGAAACGCGCGCGGCCTGCTGCATGCTGTGGGTGACGATGATGATGGTCAGGTCGCGCTTGAGCTCGTGGATCAAGTCCTCGATCTTCTGGGTGGCGATGGGGTCCAGCGCGCTTGCGGGCTCGTCCATGAGCAGCACCTCCGGCCGCACGGCCAGGGCGCGGGCGATGCACAGACGCTGCTGCTGGCCGCCGGAGAGGCCCAGGGCCGAGGTTTCCAGACGGTCCTTGACCTCGTCCCAAAGCGCCGCACCGCGCAGGGAGGACTCCACCCCCTGGTCGAGCACGCGCTTGTCGCTTATTCCATTGACGCGAAGCCCATAGGCCACGTTCTCATAAATGGTCTTGGGAAAGGGATTGGGCTTCTGAAAGACCATTCCAATGCGCCGCCTGAGGGCGACCACGTCCACTCCGGGGGCGTGGATGTCCTCGCCGTCGAGGGCGAGAAGCCCGGTGACGCGCGTGCCGGGGATGAGGTCGTTCATGCGGTTGATGCAGCGCAGAAAGGTGCTCTTGCCGCAACCGGAGGGCCCGATGAGGGCGGTGACGTGATGCTTTTCGAAATCCAGGCTCACCTGATGCAGGGCGTGGAAATCGCCGTAATAGAAATCCAGGGATTGCGACGTGATTTTGATGTCGGGCATGTGCGTCTCCGTGTGCTTGCCGCCGCTTGCCGCAGGGACGCGGACGCGGCGTGCCGCACCAGGAGATGTACGCACGGGAAGCGACATCTGGACCACGGATTTGTGACGATTGCGTGACGGAAGACGGCGCTGACGGAAGGCTAGGACCCCAGACGCACGGCCAGGGGGATGGAAACACGCAGGCTCCCCGCCTCCTTGACGAGATCCGGGTCAAGCTCGCGGGACACGGCCCCGTTGCGGAACTCGATGGACAGGCGCAAACGGTCCTGGTGTTCCCCCACGGCCACGGCCTTCACCGGGCCGGTGTCGTAGCGCAGCAAGGTGCCGCCCTTCTTGCGCCAGGGGCCGCGCAGGTCCACGGCCAGCTTGCGCGGGGCGTCCGGCGTGGCGAGGTTGAACCAGGTGACGCGCTCCACAACGGTGTTGGTGGCCGCGTGCACGATCACCCGATCCGGCTGAAATTCCAGCACGATGTCGCCGACCCATTTGCCATCCGGCGGCAGGGGCAGGGGCGTGCCCTGCGGCTTTTGTTGCGGCAGGGCCAGGGCCTTGGGGTCGACCGCCGGGGCGGCGGACACGCGCACGGCCTTTTCCGCCGCGGCCTTCGGGGCGGCGTCCTTTTTTGGCTCGGCCTGGGGAATTGCGGCCGTGGCCGGGGCCGCTTTCGACGCGGCGGAAAGGTCCGGCGCGACCATCGCCTTGGCCGCGCCTGGCGCATGGGCCGCCGCCACGGGCTGCGCCTGGGCCGACTTGGCCGGGGCGGGCTTCGCCTCGGACGTGCGCACAGGCTTTGCCGCAGCCTTTTCGGCAGTGGCGGCCGCCTCCGCGGCGCGTCCCAGGGCCGTCTTGGGGGCGGTTGGAGCATCAGCCCGCTTTTCGGCCGTGGCGGGAGCGGAGTCGGTGGTGGCAGGAGCGGGCTGTTCGGGCAGGGTCATGCGCGCGGTCTTCTGCACAGGCAACCGCAGCTCCCACTCCCCGGCCAAGGCCGCGACCGGACCGAAAAACAGGGCCAAA from the Humidesulfovibrio mexicanus genome contains:
- a CDS encoding DUF6044 family protein, producing MTSASHDQGARPRPYRDILLFLGLAAALCIDQIMLGPYAAVSFFDTIEIHFPMYRLLGTLTLEHGLFSWNPLLCGGLPSFASQHPPYAPPALLATVMPLWILSLAWNLLRAFVAGYGMHRMLEGFLGLDKRAAILGGALFAVACQSGLVLAVMSYSLPLLCAWTRDLAGGGQSRAIRWLKAAGLLFLSSLSYPVLSLPYAPVLHLALVLLFRRDDPFLRRHVALVFLLWTAYVLLFMPNLLELYNFVPYVHRGYATPYDGPTQALLQTLRLVFNAFRNNAYLPLLVFALPTMLASKRLRPVFAFAVLPVVVFNPLMPGTQLLHLLEGSFILKMDLSNIRFFSEMTLILGFSAAFDDMLRSGKRPDWRWGLVAAASAFASGRVQDGITGLFLLGAFWGGLLALASASRAARSRPSPAACWMLFVFCLCGWTMMTRQQFLLQTQSMPYSRIFENHPQLAEIAKEQRQTPFRVACLDFQPVVALGNGLDTLGQKGPLFNKHYKHYAKLVILPQLERLDQVEWYDSFWHHIYFGRTEDRAPFVTRVTLTPRQPRSIADFNLPLLLAMNVRYILSTSPVEGLEAHSDQHLFLPGRSLPLAPSGSQLDAEYSLPLHVYRLQGSFERGYLVRQSQTFTSDEDLAAVLAGQDTPSLRDVVFISGPASATGMASAAMPFAGEQAGPGQIALVEHGPDRLVFKGDISEPCSLVVTNNYHPNWTARINGSRVPVQRANLSFQAIAIPTTGPVTIELDYAAPLLRWAHAATGLGILLFLLLAAWRQANDGQKPPSGTASNCACVSPSRILTGAMLSGVVWTAAYLLFVFGRNVGKSDRPLVYLLCTTPLLALALGAWACSLNRFLSRNPNMAAAAPERVDSAQETNRA
- the phoU gene encoding phosphate signaling complex protein PhoU, giving the protein MQQRSHFTQKLSELRMRLIRMAALSEQAVQHACRAYLEHDTDLAESVVMNDMNINDMEDQIDAFNLELLALDQPMACDLRLIIGSMRITMNLERVGDEAVNLAHRTLFLSTRHSLPDNPRMAQLCAHVQDMLQKAVRALVDEDTALAEGICAMDHRADELSLKVLKEAINTMVDETRIVERSVHVIMASRHLERIGDLATNIAEAVVFIKEGQNLKHRCRG
- the pstB gene encoding phosphate ABC transporter ATP-binding protein PstB — its product is MPDIKITSQSLDFYYGDFHALHQVSLDFEKHHVTALIGPSGCGKSTFLRCINRMNDLIPGTRVTGLLALDGEDIHAPGVDVVALRRRIGMVFQKPNPFPKTIYENVAYGLRVNGISDKRVLDQGVESSLRGAALWDEVKDRLETSALGLSGGQQQRLCIARALAVRPEVLLMDEPASALDPIATQKIEDLIHELKRDLTIIIVTHSMQQAARVSDRTAFFYLGTLIEEGDTRTIFTKPRNRQTEDYITGRFG